The Virgibacillus phasianinus genome includes a window with the following:
- the icmF gene encoding fused isobutyryl-CoA mutase/GTPase IcmF produces MEQVHVYKPKNPIRFVTASSLFDGHDASINIMRRILQSSGAEVIHLGHNRSVEDVVHAAIQEDAQAIAISSYQGGHVEYFKYMVDLLKENHAEHIRVYGGGGGTIIPREIKELHAYGVDWIFSPEDGRKYGLQGMINKMLEQCDVIPPIDVKKDQERLFNGERQAIARFISYMENNDVDQAEKQQVLESLQKKTNNTTPVLGITGTGGAGKSSLTDELIRRFIHEIPDKKIAVISIDPTKRKTGGALLGDRIRMNAIFTDRVYMRSLATRDSRSELSKAIHDVIDVVRASGYDFIIVETSGIGQGDAEITEITDLSMYVMTAEFGAPTQLEKIDMIDYADFIVINKFEQKGSEDALNQVRKQYERSHMLFHEDQTKFPVFGTIASQFNDEGTNALFASLIDTLDEKYNWSEDIEFDRNIIAKKQNMIITNERRHYLREIGTHVRNYHAKAEKQSDIARKLYQLHGVKETIEDEEIIGTLNQTIESYEEKLDPATKKMLEKWDETKDSYAQETMKFAVRDKEIEMDIATESLSGLKIPKVAFPRFKDWGERVTWLMKENVPGSFPFTAGVFPFKRKGEDPTRQFAGEGTPERTNRRFHYLAKDGDAKRLSTAFDSVTLYGEDPAPRPDIYGKVGESGVNICTLEDMKKLYQGFDLINPMTSVSMTINGPAPIILAMYFNTAIDQQVDKFVSEHDREPNQEEYAKLKDETLAVVRGTVQADILKEDQGQNTCIFSTEFALRMMGDIQQYFIDKQVRNYYSVSISGYHIAEAGANPITQLAFTLANGFTYVEYYLSRGMDINKFAKNLSFFFSNGLDPEYTVIGRVARRIWAITMRDKYGANERSQKLKYHIQTSGRSLHAQEIDFNDIRTSLQALLAIQDNCNSLHTNSYDEAITTPTEESVRRAMAIQMIINKEFGLTKNENSLQGSFIVDELTDLVEEAVLQEFEKMNDRGGVLGAMERQYQRGKIQEESLYYEGKKHSGELPIVGVNTYLNPNPPSEEQIDSMELARASKEEKEHQINELRKFQSAHEANTEAALTRLKKTASSGGNIFVELMETVKVASLGQITNALYEVGGQYRRNM; encoded by the coding sequence ATGGAACAAGTACATGTATATAAACCGAAAAACCCAATTCGATTTGTAACCGCATCAAGTTTGTTTGATGGCCATGATGCATCCATAAACATCATGCGCAGAATTTTACAATCAAGTGGTGCAGAGGTAATTCATTTAGGACATAATCGTTCTGTTGAGGATGTTGTGCATGCAGCAATACAGGAGGACGCACAGGCGATAGCGATATCATCTTATCAAGGTGGCCATGTAGAGTACTTTAAATATATGGTCGACCTGCTCAAAGAAAATCACGCCGAACATATTCGGGTTTATGGCGGTGGTGGCGGCACCATTATTCCACGTGAAATTAAGGAACTTCATGCGTATGGTGTCGACTGGATATTTTCACCGGAAGATGGCCGGAAATATGGCCTGCAAGGCATGATTAACAAAATGCTGGAGCAATGTGACGTCATTCCGCCAATCGATGTAAAGAAAGACCAGGAACGTTTGTTTAACGGCGAACGTCAGGCGATTGCACGTTTTATTTCCTATATGGAAAACAACGATGTAGACCAGGCAGAAAAACAACAGGTTTTAGAATCGCTTCAGAAGAAAACAAATAATACAACGCCAGTACTGGGAATCACCGGAACAGGCGGCGCAGGAAAAAGTTCGTTGACAGATGAATTGATCCGCCGCTTCATTCACGAAATTCCAGATAAAAAAATTGCCGTCATTTCGATTGATCCAACGAAAAGGAAAACAGGCGGTGCATTACTAGGCGACCGCATTCGTATGAACGCTATTTTTACCGATCGTGTCTACATGCGTTCACTGGCAACCCGTGATTCCAGAAGTGAACTTAGTAAAGCGATTCATGATGTTATTGATGTTGTTCGCGCATCAGGATATGACTTTATTATTGTGGAAACAAGCGGAATTGGGCAAGGGGATGCAGAAATTACGGAAATCACGGATTTGTCCATGTATGTGATGACCGCTGAATTCGGGGCACCTACTCAGCTCGAGAAAATTGACATGATTGACTACGCAGACTTTATTGTTATCAATAAATTTGAACAAAAGGGGTCTGAAGATGCGTTAAACCAAGTTCGAAAGCAATATGAACGCAGCCATATGCTGTTCCACGAAGACCAAACCAAGTTTCCGGTCTTTGGCACTATTGCGAGCCAATTTAATGATGAAGGAACTAACGCATTATTTGCATCATTAATTGATACACTGGATGAAAAGTACAACTGGAGCGAAGACATTGAATTTGACCGCAATATTATCGCCAAGAAGCAAAATATGATTATTACCAATGAACGCCGTCATTATTTGCGTGAAATTGGGACTCATGTCCGCAACTACCATGCAAAGGCAGAAAAACAAAGTGATATTGCTCGTAAATTGTATCAGCTTCATGGTGTAAAAGAGACGATTGAAGACGAAGAAATTATTGGTACACTCAATCAAACCATCGAGTCCTATGAGGAAAAACTAGACCCTGCAACTAAAAAAATGCTGGAGAAGTGGGATGAGACGAAAGATAGCTATGCACAGGAAACCATGAAATTTGCGGTTCGCGATAAAGAAATTGAAATGGATATTGCAACCGAATCGCTATCTGGATTGAAAATACCAAAGGTCGCATTTCCGAGATTCAAGGATTGGGGAGAGCGTGTGACATGGTTAATGAAAGAAAATGTGCCAGGTTCCTTCCCATTCACTGCGGGAGTATTTCCATTTAAGCGAAAAGGGGAAGACCCAACCCGTCAGTTTGCCGGTGAAGGCACTCCTGAACGCACCAATCGTCGCTTCCATTATCTTGCAAAAGATGGCGATGCCAAACGCTTGTCAACAGCATTTGACTCCGTAACACTTTACGGAGAGGATCCAGCACCACGGCCAGATATTTATGGGAAAGTTGGCGAGAGTGGTGTAAACATTTGTACACTGGAAGATATGAAAAAGCTGTATCAAGGCTTTGATTTAATCAATCCTATGACATCTGTGTCCATGACTATTAATGGACCTGCGCCAATTATCCTGGCCATGTACTTCAACACAGCAATTGATCAGCAGGTTGATAAGTTTGTAAGTGAACATGACCGTGAGCCGAACCAGGAAGAATATGCGAAATTGAAAGACGAAACATTAGCAGTTGTTCGTGGTACAGTTCAAGCTGATATTTTAAAAGAAGACCAGGGGCAAAACACGTGTATCTTTTCAACGGAATTTGCCTTGCGGATGATGGGGGATATTCAGCAATACTTCATCGATAAACAAGTCCGCAATTACTATTCCGTATCTATTTCCGGCTACCACATTGCGGAAGCAGGAGCGAATCCAATTACCCAGCTGGCATTTACACTTGCTAATGGATTCACTTACGTAGAGTACTATTTAAGCCGTGGAATGGACATCAACAAATTCGCGAAGAACCTGTCCTTCTTCTTCTCAAATGGACTTGATCCGGAGTATACTGTAATCGGCCGGGTGGCACGCCGTATCTGGGCAATCACCATGCGGGATAAATACGGTGCAAATGAACGAAGCCAGAAATTGAAGTACCATATTCAAACATCAGGCCGTTCCCTGCACGCACAGGAAATAGACTTTAATGACATTCGCACGTCCCTGCAGGCATTACTGGCAATCCAGGATAACTGTAATTCCCTGCACACGAATTCGTATGATGAAGCAATCACGACGCCAACGGAAGAATCCGTGCGGCGCGCGATGGCAATTCAAATGATCATCAACAAAGAATTCGGTCTGACAAAAAATGAGAATTCGCTGCAAGGGTCATTTATTGTCGATGAATTAACGGACCTTGTCGAAGAAGCAGTTCTTCAGGAATTTGAAAAAATGAATGATCGTGGCGGTGTACTTGGTGCAATGGAACGTCAATATCAACGCGGAAAAATTCAGGAAGAATCTCTTTACTATGAAGGTAAAAAGCATTCAGGTGAATTGCCAATTGTTGGAGTAAATACGTATTTGAATCCAAATCCGCCATCAGAGGAACAAATTGATTCCATGGAACTTGCCCGTGCATCAAAAGAAGAAAAAGAACATCAAATTAATGAATTACGCAAATTCCAATCAGCACACGAAGCGAACACTGAAGCAGCATTAACCCGCCTGAAAAAAACAGCATCAAGCGGCGGCAATATCTTCGTAGAGCTAATGGAAACTGTCAAAGTAGCAAGCCTCGGCCAAATCACAAACGCCCTATACGAAGTAGGCGGCCAATACAGAAGAAATATGTAG
- the rpoE gene encoding DNA-directed RNA polymerase subunit delta, with product MSLKKYSHEEISKISMIELASIILFDKKKDMDFRDIFKEIARLKGFSEEEKESNITQFYTDLNMDGRFMTKGSNLWGLKRWYSIDQRDEEISVAPKKKKKPAKKKKAAKKDNYEDEEELDIVDDDIEELADDLDNDADFDDEDFDDDDDEYNDYDDDEDYDDEEEEEKQK from the coding sequence GTGAGCTTGAAAAAGTATAGCCACGAGGAGATCTCGAAAATTTCCATGATCGAATTGGCAAGCATCATCTTATTTGATAAAAAGAAAGATATGGACTTTCGGGATATTTTCAAAGAAATCGCAAGGCTAAAGGGATTCTCCGAGGAAGAAAAAGAATCAAATATTACACAGTTTTATACGGATTTAAATATGGATGGCCGTTTTATGACAAAAGGGTCTAATTTATGGGGGCTGAAACGCTGGTATTCCATTGATCAGCGTGATGAGGAAATTTCTGTTGCTCCTAAGAAAAAGAAAAAGCCGGCGAAGAAGAAAAAGGCTGCAAAGAAAGATAATTATGAGGATGAAGAAGAATTGGACATTGTTGATGACGACATCGAGGAATTAGCGGATGACCTGGACAATGATGCTGATTTTGATGATGAAGACTTTGACGATGATGACGATGAGTACAATGATTATGACGATGATGAAGATTACGATGACGAAGAAGAGGAAGAGAAGCAAAAATAG
- a CDS encoding CTP synthase has protein sequence MTKYIFVTGGVVSSLGKGITAASLGRLLKNRGLKVTIQKFDPYINVDPGTMSPYQHGEVFVTEDGAETDLDLGHYERFIDINLNKYSNITTGKVYSSVIKKERRGDYLGGTVQVIPHITNEIKEQVYRAGQATKADVVITEIGGTVGDIESLPFLEAIRQIKSDIGRDHVMYIHCTLVPYIKAAGEMKTKPTQHSVKELRSLGIQPDAIVLRTELPISKDMKEKIALFCDINEKAVIEMRDADILYQVPIALQEQNLDQLACDHFGLACQPAEMDEWIELVNKVRHLSKTVTIGLVGKYVELPDAYLSVVEALKHAGYPYDTDVAVHWINAEKLDKETIKHELSRVDGILVPGGFGDRGIEGKIEAIRYARENNIPFFGICLGMQLATVEFARNVLHLDGAHSAEIAPETPYPIIDLLPEQKNISDLGGTLRLGIYPCKLKDGTKTKEAYDQEDLVYERHRHRFEFNNDYREQMEENGFIFSGTSPDGRLIETIEVENHPWFVACQFHPEFKSRPTNPQSLFKGFVGAVVNRAETK, from the coding sequence GTGACGAAATACATTTTCGTAACAGGCGGTGTTGTTTCATCGCTAGGAAAAGGAATTACAGCAGCATCTTTAGGACGATTGCTGAAAAATCGCGGACTAAAGGTAACCATTCAAAAATTTGACCCATATATTAACGTTGATCCTGGAACAATGAGTCCATATCAGCATGGTGAGGTCTTTGTAACGGAAGATGGTGCGGAAACTGATCTTGATCTTGGTCACTATGAGCGCTTCATCGATATTAATTTAAATAAATACAGCAACATCACGACAGGAAAGGTTTACTCAAGCGTTATTAAAAAAGAACGTCGTGGTGACTATTTAGGGGGAACAGTTCAGGTAATTCCTCATATTACAAATGAGATTAAGGAACAGGTTTATCGTGCTGGACAAGCTACCAAAGCTGATGTGGTTATTACTGAAATTGGTGGAACAGTTGGCGATATCGAGTCCTTGCCATTCCTTGAGGCAATCCGGCAGATTAAAAGTGATATCGGCCGTGATCATGTGATGTACATTCACTGTACCCTAGTACCTTACATTAAAGCAGCAGGTGAAATGAAGACAAAGCCGACTCAGCATAGTGTGAAAGAATTAAGATCATTGGGAATCCAGCCTGATGCAATCGTGCTCCGTACGGAATTGCCAATAAGTAAAGATATGAAAGAAAAGATTGCCTTGTTCTGTGATATCAATGAAAAGGCAGTAATTGAAATGCGCGATGCCGACATTTTGTACCAGGTACCCATTGCACTGCAGGAGCAGAATTTGGACCAATTGGCTTGCGATCATTTTGGTTTGGCATGTCAGCCAGCTGAAATGGATGAATGGATCGAATTGGTTAATAAAGTCCGTCATTTATCCAAAACAGTTACCATTGGACTAGTTGGTAAATATGTAGAATTACCCGATGCATATTTATCTGTGGTTGAAGCATTGAAGCATGCAGGGTATCCTTATGACACAGATGTTGCTGTGCATTGGATTAACGCAGAGAAACTGGATAAGGAAACAATCAAGCATGAACTGTCACGTGTTGATGGTATTCTAGTACCGGGTGGATTTGGTGATCGTGGTATTGAAGGCAAAATAGAGGCAATTCGCTATGCGCGAGAGAATAACATACCATTCTTTGGTATATGCCTTGGAATGCAGCTTGCAACGGTTGAATTTGCCCGAAACGTCCTGCATTTGGATGGAGCACATTCAGCGGAGATAGCTCCAGAAACACCATATCCAATCATTGACTTATTACCGGAACAGAAAAATATTTCAGATCTTGGCGGCACACTAAGATTGGGTATTTACCCTTGTAAATTAAAAGACGGTACAAAAACAAAAGAAGCCTATGATCAAGAAGACTTGGTCTATGAGCGCCATCGTCACCGCTTTGAATTCAACAACGATTACCGCGAGCAAATGGAGGAAAATGGCTTTATTTTCTCAGGAACAAGTCCAGACGGCCGGCTGATTGAAACGATTGAAGTTGAAAATCATCCATGGTTTGTCGCTTGCCAATTCCACCCAGAATTTAAATCGCGCCCGACCAACCCACAATCACTTTTCAAAGGATTTGTAGGAGCAGTGGTTAACCGGGCGGAAACAAAATAA
- a CDS encoding response regulator, with protein MKKHILVVDDQPGIRFLLDEVFTNEGYQVTTAITGKDALDRVHARTFDLIMLDYKLPVMDGVNVLQQLEAENIIIPSILMSGLVEEIMHEEDNCALIEHIVAKPFNILEVCEMVNGLLE; from the coding sequence ATGAAAAAGCACATTCTAGTTGTAGACGATCAGCCTGGAATTCGTTTTTTACTGGACGAGGTATTCACAAATGAGGGATATCAGGTAACAACGGCTATTACGGGTAAGGACGCTCTGGATCGCGTTCATGCACGTACATTCGATTTGATTATGCTGGATTACAAGCTGCCAGTGATGGATGGTGTGAACGTTTTGCAGCAATTGGAAGCTGAAAACATTATTATTCCGTCTATTTTAATGAGTGGTTTAGTAGAAGAAATCATGCATGAGGAGGATAATTGTGCATTGATCGAGCATATTGTGGCAAAACCATTCAACATCCTGGAAGTTTGTGAAATGGTGAATGGATTATTGGAATAA
- the fsa gene encoding fructose-6-phosphate aldolase, whose translation MKFFIDTANIEDIRSANALGILAGVTTNPSLVAKEGVSFHERLKEITDEVSGSVSAEVISEDAEGMIEEGKELAAIAPNITVKVPMTLEGLKAVKAFSDLNIKTNVTLIFNANQALLAARAGASYVSPFLGRLDDIGQDGMDLIATIAGIFDRHGIETEIIAASIRHPLHVTDAALNGAHIATIPYKVLGQLVKHPLTDQGIEKFLNDWNKK comes from the coding sequence ATGAAATTTTTTATCGATACAGCAAACATTGAAGATATACGTTCCGCTAATGCTTTGGGTATTTTGGCTGGAGTTACGACAAATCCAAGTCTAGTAGCAAAAGAGGGCGTATCTTTTCATGAACGTTTAAAAGAAATCACAGATGAAGTGTCTGGTTCAGTTAGTGCTGAAGTAATTTCTGAAGATGCGGAAGGTATGATTGAAGAAGGCAAGGAATTGGCTGCAATCGCACCTAACATCACTGTGAAAGTACCAATGACACTAGAAGGTCTTAAAGCAGTTAAAGCATTTAGTGACTTGAATATTAAAACAAACGTAACGTTAATATTTAATGCAAATCAGGCATTACTTGCAGCTCGCGCCGGCGCCTCCTATGTTTCGCCATTTTTAGGCCGTCTTGATGATATTGGACAAGATGGCATGGACTTGATTGCCACAATAGCAGGAATCTTTGACCGTCACGGGATTGAAACTGAGATCATCGCAGCGTCAATCAGACATCCCCTACACGTAACTGATGCAGCATTAAACGGTGCACATATCGCAACCATCCCATATAAAGTCTTAGGCCAGCTTGTCAAACATCCATTAACCGATCAGGGAATCGAAAAGTTCTTAAATGACTGGAACAAAAAATAG
- a CDS encoding UDP-N-acetylglucosamine 1-carboxyvinyltransferase, with amino-acid sequence MQKMLVEGGNLLKGKVRVSGAKNSAVALLPAAILADSNVTIEGLPEISDVYTLGDLLEEIGGKVEWDGQKVDIDPEHMISMPLPNGKVKKLRASYYFMGAMLGKFKQAVIGLPGGCHLGPRPIDQHIKGFEALGAEVTNEQGAIYIRAKELTGARIYLDVSSVGATINIMLAAVKAKGKTVIENAAKEPEIIDVATLLTNMGAKIKGVGTDVIRIEGVSALHGCTHTIIPDRIEAGTYAIAAAAAGSEVIIDNVISQHLESVLAKLREMGVTVEENDEQLFIAPRGPLKSVDIKTLVYPGFPTDLQQPFTTLLTKAVNTGVVTDTIYSARLKHIDELRRMNAIIKVEGGSAIVSGPVQLEGARVKASDLRAGASLIVAGLMANGVTEITGLEHIDRGYEKITDKLISLGANVWREEMSDHEVEQFQNS; translated from the coding sequence ATGCAAAAAATGTTAGTTGAAGGCGGAAATCTTTTAAAAGGTAAAGTTCGAGTTAGTGGCGCGAAGAACAGTGCAGTCGCACTGTTGCCTGCTGCCATTTTAGCTGATTCAAACGTAACGATTGAGGGGTTACCAGAAATCTCTGACGTTTACACCCTTGGTGATTTACTCGAAGAAATCGGTGGGAAGGTCGAGTGGGATGGCCAAAAAGTGGATATCGATCCAGAACACATGATTTCCATGCCATTACCTAATGGCAAGGTAAAGAAACTTCGGGCTTCCTATTATTTTATGGGAGCAATGCTTGGTAAATTTAAACAAGCAGTGATTGGCTTGCCAGGTGGCTGTCATTTAGGACCTCGTCCAATCGATCAGCATATTAAAGGCTTTGAGGCGCTTGGAGCAGAAGTAACCAATGAGCAGGGTGCTATTTATATTCGAGCCAAAGAACTGACTGGTGCACGTATTTATCTGGATGTCTCAAGTGTTGGGGCTACCATTAACATTATGCTTGCAGCAGTAAAGGCAAAGGGTAAAACTGTCATTGAAAATGCTGCAAAAGAGCCGGAAATAATTGATGTTGCAACACTGCTGACCAATATGGGAGCAAAGATTAAGGGTGTTGGAACTGACGTAATCCGAATTGAGGGTGTGTCAGCGCTTCATGGATGCACACATACCATTATTCCAGATCGGATTGAGGCTGGAACCTATGCAATTGCAGCCGCCGCTGCTGGGAGTGAAGTGATTATTGATAATGTAATCTCGCAGCATTTGGAATCTGTATTAGCGAAACTTCGTGAGATGGGTGTAACGGTTGAGGAAAATGATGAGCAATTATTTATTGCCCCTCGTGGTCCATTGAAAAGTGTGGATATCAAAACACTTGTTTATCCTGGGTTTCCAACGGATCTCCAGCAGCCATTCACCACATTATTAACGAAGGCCGTGAACACAGGTGTTGTGACGGACACCATCTATTCAGCCCGTTTGAAGCATATCGACGAATTGAGACGAATGAATGCCATCATTAAAGTTGAAGGTGGATCGGCTATTGTATCAGGCCCTGTTCAGCTTGAGGGCGCCCGTGTTAAGGCATCTGATTTGCGTGCCGGAGCATCTCTGATTGTTGCTGGTTTAATGGCAAATGGTGTTACTGAAATCACCGGGCTTGAACATATTGATCGTGGTTATGAAAAGATTACAGATAAGTTGATTAGTCTTGGTGCAAATGTATGGCGCGAAGAAATGTCCGATCATGAAGTAGAACAATTTCAGAACTCGTAA
- the glpX gene encoding class II fructose-bisphosphatase, whose protein sequence is MERSLTMEIVRVTEAAALSSARWMGRGKKDEADDAATSAMRDVFDTIPMQGTVVIGEGEMDEAPMLYIGEELGTGSGPSVDVAVDPLEGTNIVAQGTWNALAVIAIADHKTLLHAPDMYMQKLAVGPESVGKVNINYSTLKNLQIVAEAKGKAIEDLVAIVLDRPRHAKVIQEIRDAGARIKLISDGDVAAAMNTAFDDTGVDILFGIGGAPEGVLAAVALKCLGGELQGKLIPSNDEERDRCKKMGITDFEKVLTMEDFCGGDDAIFAATGVTDGELLKGVQFKGTKATTQTVVMRAKSGTVRFIDGEHSLQKKPNLVMEP, encoded by the coding sequence ATGGAAAGAAGTTTAACCATGGAAATAGTTCGTGTAACAGAAGCTGCCGCATTGTCCTCAGCTCGCTGGATGGGAAGAGGTAAGAAAGACGAAGCGGATGATGCAGCAACATCTGCTATGCGCGATGTTTTTGATACAATCCCGATGCAAGGAACAGTTGTTATTGGAGAAGGTGAAATGGACGAGGCACCAATGCTATACATCGGTGAAGAGCTTGGAACTGGAAGTGGTCCAAGTGTTGACGTGGCTGTAGATCCACTGGAAGGAACAAATATAGTTGCCCAAGGAACATGGAATGCGCTCGCTGTTATAGCAATTGCTGATCATAAAACACTTTTGCATGCACCTGATATGTACATGCAAAAGCTGGCAGTAGGACCTGAATCTGTGGGAAAAGTAAACATTAATTATTCAACACTTAAGAACCTGCAGATTGTAGCGGAGGCAAAAGGGAAAGCAATAGAAGATTTGGTAGCAATTGTGTTAGACCGTCCGCGTCATGCTAAAGTAATTCAGGAAATCCGTGATGCTGGAGCCAGAATCAAATTGATTTCCGATGGTGATGTTGCTGCGGCTATGAATACTGCATTTGATGATACAGGTGTTGATATTCTCTTTGGTATTGGCGGCGCCCCAGAAGGTGTATTGGCCGCGGTAGCACTAAAATGTTTAGGTGGCGAGCTGCAAGGAAAGTTAATTCCATCTAATGATGAAGAACGTGACCGTTGTAAAAAAATGGGGATAACCGATTTTGAAAAAGTTTTAACGATGGAAGATTTCTGTGGCGGCGATGACGCTATATTTGCTGCAACCGGAGTAACTGACGGTGAATTATTAAAAGGTGTTCAATTCAAGGGTACAAAGGCTACGACACAAACTGTTGTAATGCGTGCGAAAAGTGGTACTGTAAGGTTCATCGACGGCGAACACAGCCTGCAAAAGAAACCTAACCTTGTTATGGAACCGTAA
- the rho gene encoding transcription termination factor Rho: MAELSISHLETLTLKEIYALAKEYKVSYYAKLTKRELIFSILKAQAEKDGFLFMNGILEIIPSEGFGFLRPINYSPSAEDIYISASQIRRFDLRNGDRVSGKVRPPKENERYYGLLHVDAVNGDNPESSKERVHFPALTALYPDRLMKLELEPNKLSTRIIDLMTPVGFGQRGLIVAPPKAGKTMLLKEIANSISKNHPDAKLIILLVDERPEEVTDIERSVASDVDVVSSTFDEVPESHIKVSELVLERAMRLVEHKRDVIVLMDSITRLARAYNLVIPPSGRTLSGGIDPAAFHRPKRFFGAARNIEEGGSFTILATALVDTGSRMDDVIYEEFKGTGNMELHLDRSLAERRIFPAIDILRSGTRKEELLVPKSHLDKIWAIRKTMQDSQGFLDRFLRRLKGSKSNEEFFQQMDEDMTRRGTKK; this comes from the coding sequence ATGGCTGAATTATCAATATCGCATTTGGAGACACTAACATTAAAAGAAATCTATGCATTAGCAAAAGAGTACAAGGTCTCCTATTATGCGAAACTAACAAAACGTGAACTTATCTTTTCCATTTTAAAGGCACAGGCAGAAAAAGATGGCTTTTTATTCATGAACGGAATTTTAGAAATCATACCTTCAGAGGGATTTGGATTTTTGCGCCCGATCAACTATTCACCAAGTGCAGAAGATATATACATTTCTGCATCACAAATCCGTCGTTTTGATTTGCGAAATGGTGACAGGGTTTCAGGAAAAGTCCGTCCACCAAAGGAAAATGAAAGATATTATGGTTTATTGCACGTTGATGCAGTAAATGGTGATAATCCCGAGAGCTCGAAGGAACGTGTTCACTTTCCTGCATTGACAGCGCTTTACCCTGATCGGTTAATGAAACTGGAATTAGAACCAAATAAATTGTCAACACGTATCATTGATCTAATGACACCGGTTGGATTTGGCCAGCGTGGGTTGATCGTTGCACCACCTAAAGCGGGTAAGACAATGCTGCTTAAAGAGATTGCCAACAGCATTTCGAAAAATCATCCTGACGCGAAACTAATCATTTTGCTGGTGGATGAACGCCCGGAAGAGGTAACAGATATTGAACGCTCCGTGGCTTCTGATGTAGATGTCGTCAGTTCAACATTTGATGAGGTTCCGGAAAGTCATATCAAAGTATCCGAATTAGTCCTAGAGCGTGCCATGCGACTAGTAGAACATAAACGTGATGTCATCGTATTAATGGACAGTATCACCAGACTGGCTAGAGCGTATAACTTGGTAATTCCACCAAGTGGACGTACATTATCCGGTGGTATCGACCCGGCGGCATTTCATCGTCCAAAACGATTCTTTGGCGCAGCCCGAAATATTGAAGAAGGTGGAAGCTTTACCATCTTAGCAACTGCGTTAGTTGATACCGGCTCACGGATGGATGACGTAATTTACGAAGAATTTAAAGGAACAGGTAACATGGAACTGCATCTCGATCGCAGTCTTGCGGAACGCCGTATATTCCCAGCAATAGATATATTACGCTCAGGAACAAGAAAAGAAGAGTTGCTTGTTCCGAAAAGCCATCTTGATAAAATTTGGGCAATCCGTAAAACAATGCAGGATTCACAAGGCTTTCTTGACCGCTTCCTTCGTCGCCTAAAAGGGTCTAAAAGTAATGAAGAATTCTTCCAGCAAATGGATGAGGACATGACCCGTCGAGGTACGAAAAAATAA
- a CDS encoding type B 50S ribosomal protein L31 codes for MKKDIHPEYRKVVFLDTSSDFKFLSGSTKGSEETIEWEDGNTYPLIRVEISSDSHPFYTGKQKADKVGGRVDRFKKKYNMK; via the coding sequence ATGAAAAAGGATATTCATCCGGAGTACAGAAAAGTAGTTTTTCTTGATACAAGCTCAGACTTTAAGTTTCTAAGTGGTTCAACTAAAGGATCAGAGGAAACAATTGAATGGGAAGATGGCAACACATACCCATTAATCCGTGTGGAAATTAGCTCAGATTCACACCCATTCTACACAGGTAAACAAAAAGCAGACAAAGTCGGTGGCCGCGTAGACCGATTCAAGAAAAAATATAATATGAAATAA